A genomic stretch from Antarcticibacterium flavum includes:
- a CDS encoding PAS domain-containing sensor histidine kinase, with amino-acid sequence MKKKSRKSPYLENENQEAKLFANSLVSPLREPVLVLNQNLEVLAASQPFFTTFKITQGEIEGETIYSLQEGNLDRDKVRHLFESELAQEKEVKDLHITLKFRNSGQIPVSMNARVFNWQNREMTILSISPDKPLATKKGALRTQISEILSNAPAMICLLKGPEHVFEVANDKYIEFIGRRDIIGKSVRKVLPEAESQGFFDLLDQVYTTGEAFVGNQVPIQLSDEHFGKKNSFLNFVYQPTFNAKREVDGVFVHVVDATEQVLSRKKIEESETELRQLINTVPAMIWITNKDGYSIFLNKNWYNYTGQKAQEAQGYGWVEAIHPDDKKQAKDAFLEANNSRKPYTATFRLRNTSGEYRWVIDNGMPQYNKNGDYEGMVGTVVDVHEEKVKEQLIREKEHRIRSMVEEADVPTAVYTGRDMRIELANEAMIKVWGKDASIIGMTLKEALPELEGQPFHELLDDVFSTGKTYWGKEDKVDLVIDGNLKTGFFNFTYKPLKNEDGEIYGILNMAIDVTEMVESRNLLKESEAYFRQMTDLIPEKFCTTNPEGDFIYCNKHWLDYTGLSFKELKKNGWSSLVHPEEKKLFDQNWERSLNTGESFEMEVRYKNKDGKYKWHLRRAEAVKDEGGKIKLWIGTNTEIHRLKEEEKRKESFLKMVSHELKTPVTSIKGYVQLLLNLLQREEDGNTVPLPLKPSLERIDHQILRLTRLISEMLDLSRIEENKLELQKSFFSINDLVAETVQDIHYTNTQHRVEVTHQHRCSVYADKDRIGQVLINFITNAIKYSPESREVNVLINSTEDNKVAVSVKDRGIGIDKANHKNIFKRFYRVGVESEETYSGFGIGLYLAKEIIQRHNGSIKVKSKIGEGSEFTFILSEVSQN; translated from the coding sequence ATGAAAAAAAAATCCCGGAAGTCTCCTTATTTGGAGAATGAAAATCAAGAAGCCAAACTTTTTGCAAACTCTTTGGTTTCCCCGCTTCGGGAGCCCGTATTGGTTTTAAATCAAAATCTTGAAGTACTTGCTGCTTCACAACCCTTTTTCACCACCTTTAAAATAACACAAGGAGAAATAGAGGGAGAAACTATTTACTCCCTGCAGGAGGGAAATTTGGACCGGGACAAGGTTCGGCACTTATTTGAAAGTGAGTTGGCTCAGGAAAAGGAGGTAAAAGATCTACACATAACCTTGAAATTCCGGAATTCTGGCCAAATCCCTGTTTCCATGAACGCCAGGGTTTTCAATTGGCAAAACCGGGAAATGACCATTCTAAGTATTAGTCCGGATAAACCATTAGCTACTAAAAAAGGTGCCTTAAGAACCCAAATAAGTGAAATCTTATCCAACGCACCGGCTATGATATGTCTGCTAAAAGGGCCTGAACATGTTTTTGAAGTTGCCAATGATAAATATATTGAGTTCATTGGAAGAAGGGATATCATTGGAAAGTCTGTCCGCAAAGTATTACCAGAGGCAGAGAGCCAGGGTTTTTTTGATTTATTGGACCAGGTTTATACAACAGGGGAGGCATTTGTTGGAAACCAGGTTCCCATTCAACTTAGTGATGAACACTTTGGTAAAAAGAATTCCTTTCTAAATTTTGTGTATCAGCCAACTTTTAATGCAAAAAGGGAGGTGGATGGAGTGTTTGTTCATGTAGTTGATGCTACAGAACAGGTGCTTTCGCGAAAAAAGATTGAAGAAAGCGAAACAGAGCTGCGACAGTTAATTAATACTGTACCTGCGATGATATGGATAACCAATAAGGATGGCTACAGCATTTTTCTTAATAAAAACTGGTATAACTATACCGGTCAAAAAGCACAGGAAGCGCAGGGTTATGGCTGGGTAGAAGCTATACATCCAGATGATAAGAAACAGGCAAAAGATGCCTTCCTGGAAGCTAATAATAGCAGGAAACCATATACCGCCACCTTTAGATTGCGAAATACCTCCGGAGAGTACCGTTGGGTTATTGACAATGGAATGCCACAGTACAACAAGAACGGGGATTACGAAGGGATGGTAGGTACAGTGGTAGATGTTCACGAAGAAAAGGTAAAGGAACAGCTTATAAGAGAGAAAGAACACCGTATACGTTCTATGGTAGAAGAGGCAGATGTTCCTACCGCGGTTTACACAGGCCGGGATATGAGAATTGAACTGGCCAATGAAGCAATGATAAAAGTTTGGGGGAAAGATGCTTCTATAATTGGAATGACATTAAAGGAGGCATTGCCGGAGCTGGAGGGCCAGCCTTTTCATGAGCTGCTGGATGATGTCTTTTCCACCGGTAAAACATATTGGGGAAAGGAGGATAAGGTTGATCTTGTCATAGACGGGAATTTGAAAACAGGGTTTTTTAATTTCACCTACAAACCTTTAAAAAATGAAGATGGGGAGATATATGGGATCCTTAATATGGCCATTGATGTTACAGAGATGGTTGAATCAAGAAACCTGCTTAAAGAAAGTGAAGCCTACTTTCGCCAAATGACAGATCTTATCCCAGAAAAATTTTGTACCACAAATCCTGAAGGGGATTTTATCTATTGCAACAAACACTGGCTGGATTATACCGGGCTAAGCTTTAAAGAATTAAAGAAAAACGGATGGTCCAGCCTGGTGCACCCTGAAGAAAAGAAACTCTTTGATCAAAACTGGGAAAGATCTCTTAACACAGGAGAAAGTTTTGAAATGGAAGTGCGGTATAAGAATAAGGATGGTAAATACAAATGGCACTTAAGAAGAGCTGAGGCTGTTAAGGATGAAGGCGGAAAAATAAAACTTTGGATAGGGACAAATACAGAGATCCATAGGTTAAAAGAGGAGGAAAAGAGAAAAGAGTCCTTTTTAAAGATGGTGAGTCACGAGTTAAAGACCCCTGTCACTTCCATAAAGGGCTATGTACAATTACTATTAAACCTGTTACAAAGAGAGGAAGATGGCAATACCGTCCCCCTACCCTTAAAACCGTCCCTGGAAAGGATAGATCATCAAATTCTAAGATTAACCCGTCTAATTTCTGAAATGCTGGATCTCTCCAGGATCGAGGAAAACAAACTGGAATTGCAAAAAAGTTTCTTTAGCATCAATGATTTGGTGGCTGAAACCGTGCAGGACATTCATTATACCAATACGCAGCACAGAGTGGAGGTCACTCACCAGCACAGGTGCAGTGTATATGCAGATAAAGACCGGATTGGACAGGTACTTATAAACTTTATTACCAATGCAATTAAATATTCTCCGGAAAGCAGGGAGGTGAATGTTCTTATTAACAGTACAGAGGACAATAAAGTAGCCGTAAGCGTAAAGGATCGGGGAATTGGGATAGATAAAGCAAACCATAAGAATATTTTCAAACGGTTCTACCGGGTGGGAGTGGAGAGTGAGGAAACTTATTCAGGTTTCGGAATTGGTTTGTATCTTGCAAAAGAAATAATTCAAAGGCATAATGGCTCAATAAAGGTGAAGAGTAAAATAGGGGAAGGCTCTGAATTCACATTTATTCTTTCTGAAGTTTCACAAAATTAA
- a CDS encoding response regulator — MDDKTKILVVDDDSGIGEMLKTLLEFYGFDVTVTEKPDEAEDLIQEKGVDLVMLDMLISGVNGTDVCMGIRENEKTKDVPVLMMSALHDAGPKCKAAGADDFMAKPFEMEDLIKKINHILEKKDAS, encoded by the coding sequence ATGGATGATAAAACAAAAATACTTGTTGTAGATGATGACTCCGGCATTGGGGAAATGCTGAAAACCCTCCTTGAGTTCTACGGATTTGATGTCACAGTTACCGAAAAGCCCGATGAGGCAGAAGATCTCATTCAGGAAAAGGGAGTTGATCTTGTCATGTTGGATATGTTAATCTCCGGCGTTAATGGTACAGATGTTTGTATGGGGATTAGAGAGAATGAAAAGACCAAAGATGTGCCGGTGCTTATGATGTCTGCCCTGCACGATGCCGGCCCAAAATGCAAAGCAGCCGGAGCAGATGATTTCATGGCAAAACCCTTCGAGATGGAAGATCTTATAAAAAAGATCAACCATATCCTGGAAAAAAAGGATGCATCCTGA
- a CDS encoding M15 family metallopeptidase, whose translation MRFSFLLFSILFTINTYGQTTSLPKGFVYVKEVIPDVLEEMRYYSDNNFIGKPIEGYKSNRAILAEPAALALKRVQKELKKGGYCLKIFDAYRPQRAVNEFISWAKQPEDTLKKQLFYPEIPKDELFERGYISSRSGHSRGSTIDLSIIDANTGVEIDMGSPYDFFGSLSHHDTSLITPAQRENRLYLKSIMRKHGFVAYPQEWWHYTFKPEAFPETYFDFVVE comes from the coding sequence ATGAGGTTTTCATTTCTTTTATTCAGCATTCTATTCACAATCAACACTTACGGGCAAACCACCTCCTTACCAAAAGGTTTTGTCTATGTAAAAGAAGTAATTCCAGATGTGCTGGAGGAAATGCGGTATTATTCAGATAATAATTTTATTGGGAAACCTATAGAAGGCTACAAAAGTAACCGTGCAATCCTGGCAGAACCTGCTGCCCTGGCCTTAAAGAGGGTCCAGAAGGAATTGAAAAAAGGGGGCTATTGCCTCAAGATATTTGATGCCTACAGGCCTCAAAGGGCTGTGAATGAATTCATCTCCTGGGCAAAACAGCCGGAGGACACCCTTAAAAAGCAGTTGTTTTACCCTGAAATCCCTAAGGATGAATTGTTTGAACGTGGCTATATTTCCAGCCGTTCCGGCCATTCCAGGGGCAGTACGATAGATCTAAGTATTATAGATGCCAATACCGGAGTGGAGATTGACATGGGATCACCCTATGATTTCTTTGGAAGCCTTTCACACCATGACACCTCTCTTATTACTCCGGCCCAGAGAGAAAACAGGCTATACCTTAAAAGCATAATGAGAAAACACGGCTTTGTGGCCTATCCCCAGGAATGGTGGCACTATACTTTTAAACCGGAAGCATTTCCGGAAACTTATTTTGATTTTGTTGTGGAATAA
- a CDS encoding DUF4249 domain-containing protein — MGTRNKYIIGILFIIGLLTHSCVEPYEFQSKTFDSAVVVEGTITNEEKHQEIMISRTYNLEEDGPVPLRYAEVSVKDDAGSVFLFEERSPGKYLSITPFKAEVGRSYQLEFTTDSGEIYASDPAQFSGTTIIEEVYAKPGENIEGVPGIEILVDSRGTNGSSGYYRYEYEETYKIVSPFYKSYDIILNDGNVDLIPKTKEEYTCFKTDFSRNIVISNTNILNEDNVQGELLRFIPYDNPVFAHRYSILVKQYGISREAFSFYQSLKDLSESESLFSQIQPGYLAGNIYSRSNPEENVLGFFSVSSVTEKRVYFNYTDYYSLSEGPRPSFSSYCPLVTATTESDLFANIRNEFLRFYEDKGNHMLPYTNDPQRYEFVRAECVDCTLIGSNIVPEFWEE, encoded by the coding sequence ATGGGTACTCGAAACAAATATATAATTGGAATCCTTTTCATCATAGGTCTATTAACACATAGCTGTGTTGAGCCCTATGAATTTCAAAGTAAAACATTTGACAGTGCTGTGGTGGTAGAGGGAACTATTACTAATGAGGAAAAGCACCAGGAGATAATGATTTCCAGGACATATAATTTAGAAGAGGATGGCCCTGTACCATTAAGATATGCTGAAGTAAGCGTAAAAGATGATGCAGGTAGTGTTTTTCTTTTTGAAGAGAGAAGTCCTGGAAAATATCTTTCAATAACCCCATTTAAAGCCGAAGTTGGGCGCAGCTACCAGTTGGAATTTACTACAGATAGTGGGGAAATTTACGCATCAGATCCTGCGCAATTCTCCGGCACAACGATCATTGAAGAAGTGTATGCAAAGCCGGGTGAAAATATTGAGGGGGTTCCCGGTATTGAGATTCTGGTTGATAGCAGGGGTACCAATGGTAGTTCCGGTTATTACAGGTATGAATATGAAGAAACCTATAAGATTGTATCTCCTTTTTACAAAAGTTACGATATAATTCTTAATGACGGAAATGTAGATCTAATCCCTAAAACTAAGGAGGAATATACCTGTTTTAAAACAGACTTCTCTCGTAATATTGTTATAAGTAATACCAATATTCTAAATGAGGATAATGTACAGGGGGAATTGCTAAGATTTATACCTTATGATAATCCTGTGTTTGCACACAGGTATAGTATACTCGTGAAACAATATGGAATCTCCAGGGAAGCATTTTCATTTTATCAAAGCCTCAAAGACCTGTCTGAGTCTGAAAGTCTTTTTTCACAGATCCAGCCGGGTTATTTAGCAGGGAACATATATTCCCGTAGTAATCCGGAAGAGAATGTCCTTGGCTTTTTTAGCGTTTCATCTGTGACTGAAAAGAGAGTTTACTTCAATTATACAGATTATTACAGCCTCAGTGAGGGTCCGCGTCCTAGTTTTAGTTCATATTGTCCTTTAGTGACTGCCACCACAGAATCTGATCTGTTTGCAAATATCCGTAATGAATTTCTGCGGTTTTATGAAGATAAGGGAAATCATATGCTGCCTTACACCAATGATCCACAACGATATGAGTTTGTGCGTGCAGAGTGTGTGGACTGTACCCTGATAGGAAGTAATATAGTTCCTGAATTTTGGGAGGAATAA
- a CDS encoding SDR family NAD(P)-dependent oxidoreductase, with amino-acid sequence MELKDKVAIITGASSGIGERTALLFAKEGAQLVLTDIDTEKGEKLVESIKNEGGKAVFLKADVSLPEASEETVKLAIKTFGKLDIAVNNAGISGAAAPVGEYDPQEWDKVVRINLSGVFYGMRYQIPAMLENGGGSIINVASILGSVGFAYSAAYVAAKHGVLGLTKTAALEYSAKGIRVNSTGPAFIKTPMIQDLDKDVLEQVVAKHAIGRLGKADEVAQLHLWLASQRSSFATGAYYPIDGGILHNKLLQPFVFVVASISKLLQYGCV; translated from the coding sequence ATGGAACTAAAAGACAAAGTAGCAATTATTACAGGAGCTTCTTCCGGGATTGGAGAAAGAACAGCCCTTTTATTTGCTAAAGAAGGTGCGCAACTCGTGCTTACAGATATTGATACCGAAAAAGGAGAAAAACTTGTTGAAAGCATAAAAAATGAAGGCGGAAAAGCTGTTTTTCTCAAGGCAGATGTTTCACTCCCTGAAGCCTCTGAAGAGACCGTTAAACTGGCTATAAAGACATTTGGCAAACTTGATATTGCTGTTAATAACGCAGGGATTAGTGGTGCAGCTGCGCCTGTGGGTGAATATGATCCACAGGAATGGGATAAGGTGGTTAGGATCAACCTGTCCGGGGTGTTCTATGGAATGAGGTACCAAATCCCTGCAATGCTGGAAAACGGTGGAGGATCTATCATTAATGTTGCTTCTATACTTGGAAGCGTGGGATTTGCGTATAGCGCCGCATACGTGGCTGCAAAACACGGGGTCCTGGGGTTGACCAAAACAGCGGCTTTGGAATACTCAGCTAAAGGGATCAGGGTGAATTCTACGGGCCCTGCATTCATCAAAACCCCTATGATCCAGGATCTTGATAAGGATGTTTTGGAGCAGGTTGTGGCCAAGCATGCCATAGGAAGACTGGGGAAAGCAGACGAAGTTGCACAATTGCACTTGTGGCTGGCTTCCCAAAGATCCTCTTTTGCCACAGGGGCTTACTATCCAATAGATGGGGGTATCTTGCACAATAAGCTGCTGCAACCTTTTGTTTTTGTGGTAGCATCTATTTCAAAGCTCCTTCAGTACGGCTGCGTATAA